The candidate division WOR-3 bacterium genome includes a region encoding these proteins:
- a CDS encoding KH domain-containing protein, giving the protein MQELKDLVTYIVKALVDNQDKVQVNEIAGDKSIIYELRVGEGDLGKVIGKEGRTARAVRTIITAAAMKLGKRTVLEILE; this is encoded by the coding sequence ATGCAAGAGCTTAAAGACCTTGTTACATATATTGTTAAAGCATTGGTGGACAATCAAGATAAGGTTCAAGTAAATGAGATTGCTGGTGACAAGAGTATCATATACGAACTAAGAGTCGGAGAAGGTGATCTAGGTAAAGTGATCGGCAAAGAAGGAAGAACCGCACGAGCAGTCAGAACAATAATTACCGCTGCGGCAATGAAGCTGGGAAAACGCACGGTATTAGAGATTCTCGAATAA
- a CDS encoding beta-lactamase family protein: MESEMNKSTLDKIVSNVITKKHIYGALFYVSSDDNSIDLISAVGNIKEDSQYYIASINKLFVSAIILKFYTENRLDLNDKISKYLPEEVVSGLHVYRGKDYSNDLSILHLISQTSGLPGYLIDKQTSGKKAMTELEAGIDQPWPVEKVIHEVKKMKAHFPPGKEGRAKYIDTNHQILSLVIEKITGEPINRVLHELFKELNLTKTYVCEDVKDRNFVPIRYKSDIVNIPLFLTSTRNDIISTANDQMTFLKAFFNGYFFPKQRLTELEKWNNVFFPFKYGIGIQKFHLPRILSPFKPVPDMIGHSGSVGSIAFYVPDINIYMTGTVNQQARPNIAFQTMIKIVNKLR, from the coding sequence ATGGAATCCGAAATGAATAAATCAACTTTAGACAAAATTGTAAGCAATGTCATTACAAAGAAACATATCTACGGTGCGCTTTTCTATGTTTCATCTGATGACAATAGCATTGATCTGATAAGTGCGGTGGGGAATATAAAGGAAGACAGTCAATACTATATCGCCAGCATAAACAAACTCTTCGTTTCTGCAATTATCTTGAAATTCTACACAGAGAACAGGTTGGATTTGAATGATAAGATCTCAAAATACCTGCCGGAAGAAGTGGTCAGTGGGTTACATGTATATAGGGGCAAGGATTATTCTAACGACCTTTCCATTCTTCATCTGATATCTCAAACATCCGGGCTCCCCGGTTATCTGATCGACAAACAAACCAGTGGAAAAAAGGCAATGACTGAGCTTGAGGCGGGCATTGATCAGCCCTGGCCTGTTGAAAAGGTAATTCACGAAGTAAAGAAGATGAAAGCACATTTTCCTCCTGGAAAAGAGGGCAGGGCGAAATACATCGATACAAACCATCAGATCTTGAGTTTGGTAATAGAAAAAATAACCGGGGAGCCAATAAATAGGGTCCTGCATGAGTTGTTTAAAGAACTGAACCTGACGAAAACGTATGTCTGCGAAGATGTAAAGGACAGAAATTTTGTACCCATCCGCTATAAATCGGACATCGTAAATATCCCGCTATTTCTTACCTCTACGCGAAATGATATTATTTCCACCGCAAACGACCAGATGACATTCTTAAAAGCGTTCTTCAACGGCTATTTCTTTCCCAAACAGAGACTGACAGAATTGGAGAAGTGGAACAATGTATTCTTTCCCTTCAAGTACGGCATCGGTATACAAAAATTCCATTTGCCCCGCATTTTATCACCATTCAAGCCAGTGCCCGATATGATCGGTCACAGCGGGTCAGTAGGTTCAATAGCGTTCTATGTGCCTGATATCAATATCTATATGACTGGAACCGTAAACCAGCAGGCACGCCCCAATATCGCTTTTCAAACAATGATAAAAATCGTTAATAAGTTGAGGTAG